One window of the Misgurnus anguillicaudatus chromosome 8, ASM2758022v2, whole genome shotgun sequence genome contains the following:
- the rbl1 gene encoding retinoblastoma-like protein 1, whose translation MRGDETDSESVRSDDGSIRRSMDALCHELNMDEETATEALENFNSIWNTYTLEGDVVHWLACSLYAACRKSSTPTVGRGVMEGNCVSLTRILRSSKLSLIQFFSKMKKWSDMSTLSQDFRNRISRLERNFEVSTVIFRKFDPIFSDMFQNPQGEPPRLPRSRKHRRLPCHISDVFKFCWTLFVYTKGNFRMIGDDLVNSYHLLLCCLDLVFCNALLCSNKKDLINQNFRGLPKDSENLKEMPCVIDRLCELHDGLVVEAKGIKEHYFKPYIKSLFEKKILKGNSDTLSELLDTPNFQDNNKAINREYEEYVLTVGDFDERVFLGADADEEIGTPRKSTAEPPSVQLSARMQVENNLQQHFEKTRSLAPSTPLTGRRYLKEKEVLVTPVSSATQSVSRLQSMVSGLRNTPSDALLQIFKSCSRDPTEAILNRVKTMGERFKEAYTKPADDLPGAHMDFAENRLKLAEILYFKILENIMTQEMKRLQGKDMAVLLEQEVLHCSLLACCLELVLFAYSSQRTFPWILEIFKISPFYFYKVIEVFIRSEEGLSRDMVKHLNSIEEQVLESKAWVRDSALWSALDDANHKVPTVEEVNFPSSFDTGNNSGGPTHLPLVALSPIIHPRIREVRTGLGSSARKDFPQSPVSLHDRFSSPAAGSAKRRLFGDDPSPHSPVKRFSVTPIKFIPSTSENNQNMVFSMSTTNGQQLTFPLPVVKGEAGGITVIQLQSSELNPLTAQVLLTASPSRPVAPPTGPDPQPPPATKPRRTGSLALFFRKVYHLASVRLRDLCLKLDISSDLRGKIWTCFEHSLLNCTDLMKDRHLDQLLLCAVYIISKIAKEQHTFQDIMKCYRTQPQANSHVYRSVLLKRRPREQQTDENMEVDPPSDRSNERTEQFGSGEADSELDERGDLIQFYNSVYVLKMKSFALRYAQSTLDSKMEAPPLSPFPSVRAQPLSPRRVSQRHSIFVSPHKNGSSLTPSAAYTYKFAGSPSKELNDINQMIRQGGVSKKRAFTMEGDETESPSKCLRQENDDVLLKRLQDVVSERASL comes from the exons ATGCGTGGGGACGAGACGGATTCGGAGTCCGTTAGATCGGACGACGGTTCGATCCGCAGGAGTATGGACGCGCTCTGTCACGAGCTTAACATGGACGAAGAGACGGCGACTGAGGCACTTGAAAACTTCAACTCCATCTGGAACACATACACGCTCGAG ggTGATGTCGTGCACTGGCTGGCGTGCTCTCTGTATGCAGCCTGCAGAAAAAGCTCCACTCCCACTGTGGGACGGGGTGTGATGGAGGGCAACTGTGTTTCCCTCACAAGGATACTGCGCTCCTCTAAACTCAG ttTGATTCAGTTCTTCAGCAAGATGAAGAAATGGTCGGACATGTCGACTCTCTCTCAGGATTTCCGCAACCGCATCAGCCGGCTggaaaggaactttgaagtgtcGACTGTGATTTTTCGTAAATTTGATCCGATATTTTCGGACATGTTTCAGAATCCGCAAGGTGAACCTCCTCGTCTGCCTAGAAGTCGTAAACACAG ACGTCTTCCGTGTCACATCAGTGACGTATTCAAGTTCTGTTGGACTCTCTTTGTGTATACGAAAG GTAATTTTCGTATGATCGGAGATGACCTGGTTAACTCTTATCATCTCCTGCTCTGCTGTCTGGATCTGGTGTTCTGCAATGCTCTCCTGTGCTCCAACAAAAAAGATCTGATCAATCAAAACTTCAGAG GACTGCCAAAGGACTCAGAGAATCTGAAGGAGATGCCGTGTGTCATTGACAGGTTGTGTGAACTACATGATGGGCTAGTGGTGGAGGCCAAAGGCATAAAGGAGCACTATTTTAAACCCTACATAAAGAGCCTATTCGAGAAAAAA ATACTAAAAGGTAATTCGGATACTCTGTCTGAGTTACTGGACACCCCGAACTTCCAAGACAACAATAAAGC CATAAACCGTGAATATGAGGAATATGTCTTGACCGTGGGTGATTTCGACGAGCGAGTGTTTTTGGGAGCCGACGCAGACGAGGAGATCGGCACACCACGCAAATCCACTGCCGAACCTCCATCAGTTCAACTGTCTGCCCGCATGCAGGTGGAGAACAACCTACAGCAACACTTTGAGAAG ACTCGATCCCTTGCTCCCTCTACTCCTCTAACAGGTCGACGGTATTTGAAAGAGAAGGAGGTGTTGGTCACTCCTGTTTCTTCAGCTACTCAAAGTGTGAGCAGATTGCAGAGCATGGTGTCCGGCCTCCGCAACACACCCAGCGACGCTCTTCTCCAGATCTTCAA GTCCTGCTCTCGAGATCCCACCGAAGCCATTCTGAATCGAGTAAAGACCATgggagagaggttcaaagaggCTTACACCAAACCTGCAGATGATTTGCCCGGAGCACATATGG ATTTTGCAGAGAATCGCCTGAAGCTGGCTGAGATCTTGTACTTTAAGATTCTGGagaacatcatgactcaggagATGAAGAGGCTGCAGGGAAAAGACATGGCG GTCCTGTTAGAGCAGGAGGTGCTTCATTGCTCTCTGCTGGCGTGCTGTCTGGAGTTGGTGCTGTTTGCATACAGCTCGCAGAGGACCTTTCCTTGGATACTAGAAATATTCAAGATCTCTCCTTTCTACTTTTACAAG GTGATCGAAGTGTTCATTCGCTCTGAGGAGGGTTTGTCCAGAGACATGGTGAAGCATTTGAACAGTATAGAGGAGCAGGTGCTGGAGAGCAAAGCCTGGGTCAGAGACTCGGCCCTGTGGAGCGCACTGGACGACGCCAACCATAAAGTCCCTACTGTAGAGGAG GTGAATTTTCCAAGTAGTTTTGACACGGGCAACAATAGCGGGGGTCCTACTCACCTCCCATTGGTGGCACTATCTCCCATCATCCACCCTCGCATCAGAGAGGTCCGTACTGGCCTGGGCTCTAGTGCACGCAAAG ATTTCCCCCAGTCTCCAGTTTCTCTCCACGATCGCTTTAGCTCCCCAGCGGCTGGCAGTGCAAAGagacgtttgtttggtgacgACCCTTCACCTCATTCTCCTGTCAAAAGGTTCTCAGTCACCCCCATTAAATTCATCCCCAGCACAAGTGAGAACAATCAGAACATGGTCTTCTCCATGTCGACCACAAATGGCCAGCAGCTGACCTTTCCTCTTCCAG TGGTCAAGGGTGAAGCAGGCGGCATTACAGTCATTCAGCTGCAGTCCAGTGAGTTGAACCCTCTCACTGCTCAAGTCTTACTGACCGCCTCCCCCAGCCGACCAGTGGCCCCTCCCACCGGACCTGACCCGCAGCCGCCGCCCGCCACCAAACCCCGCCGCACCGGGTCCCTCGCCCTCTTCTTCAGGAAG GTGTATCATTTAGCCAGTGTACGATTGCGTGATCTCTGTCTGAAGCTGGACATCTCTTCGGACCTGCGGGGAAAGATCTGGACGTGTTTTGAACATTCTCTCCTGAACTGCACTGACCTTATGAAGGACAGACATCTAGACCAGCTTCTGCTGTGTGCTGTCTACATTATATCAAAG ATCGCAAAAGAACAGCACACGTTTCAAGACATCATGAAATGCTATCGAACGCAACCTCAGGCCAACAGTCAT GTGTACCGCAGTGTTTTACTAAAAAGACGTCCCAGAGAGCAACAAACAGACGAGAACATGGAAGTAGATCCACCATCAGATCGAT CCAATGAGAGGACAGAACAGTTTGGCAGTGGAGAGGCAGACAGCGAATTGGACGAAAGAGGAGACCTCATCCAATTCTACAACTCCGTTTACGTGTTAAAGATGAAATCGTTCGCTCTTAGATACGCACAATCGACGCTCGACAGCAAG ATGGAGGCTCCTCCGCTATCTCCGTTCCCTTCAGTTCGCGCCCAGCCTCTTTCTCCTCGCCGCGTGTCTCAGAGACACTCCATCTTTGTGTCACCTCATAAGAACGGCTCCAGTCTCACACCCAGCGCTGCCTACACATACAAGTTCGCAGGAAGCCCCTCCAAG GAGCTGAATGACATCAATCAGATGATCCGTCAGGGTGGCGTCAGTAAGAAGCGTGCCTTCACCATGGAGGGTGATGAGACCGAGTCTCCATCCAAATGTCTCCGCCAAGAGAACGATGACGTTCTGCTCAAACGTCTCCAGGATGTTGTGAGCGAGAGGGCGAGTCTCTGA